Proteins encoded together in one Oculatellaceae cyanobacterium window:
- a CDS encoding prolyl oligopeptidase family serine peptidase — protein sequence MMSDTTKSITYPTSKTVNQVDDYHGIKVADPYRWLEDVDSQETKAWVEAQNQVTFDYLNKIPARSQIKQRLTQLWDYEKFSIPFKEGDRYFYFKNDGLQNQSVLYTLTSLDSEPKVLLDPNKLSEDGTVALAGIAISENGKLMAYGLSTSGSDWQEWKVRDVETQEDVSDHLNWIKFSGASWTKDNQGFFYSRYDQPNEATKLEDINYFQKLFYHKIGTPQSEDVLIYHRPDQKEWGFNGGVTEDGRYLIISVWQGTDPKNLVFYKDLADANSQVIELISDFEASFSFIDNDGSVFLFQTDLDAPRGRAIAIDINNPQREHWQEIIPQANETLESIGILNNQLVADYLKDARSQIKIFNLNGEFVREVALPGIGSAGGFGGKRWDTETFYSFTSFTTAATIYRYDMTTGESTVFRQPKIDFNPEDYETKQVFYSSKDGTQVPMFITYKKGLQLNGNNPTYLYGYGGFNVSLTPSFSVGVLVWMEMGGVYAVPNLRGGGEYGEEWHQAGTKLNKQNVFDDFIVAAEWLIANNYTSPAKLAISGGSNGGLLVGACMTQRPDLFAAALPAVGVMDMLRFHKFTIGWAWTSDYGSPDHPEEFQALYAYSPLHNLQPGTSYPATLITTADHDDRVVPAHSFKFAAGLQEAHKGEQPVLIRIETKAGHGAGKPTAKIIEEIADKWAFLVRILDIAVSA from the coding sequence ATGATGTCAGATACGACTAAATCTATTACTTACCCAACTAGCAAAACTGTTAACCAAGTTGATGACTATCACGGTATTAAGGTAGCAGATCCCTACCGTTGGTTAGAAGATGTAGACTCTCAAGAAACAAAAGCTTGGGTTGAGGCGCAGAATCAAGTTACTTTTGATTATCTCAATAAAATTCCAGCGCGATCGCAAATTAAACAGCGTTTAACTCAATTGTGGGACTATGAGAAATTTAGCATTCCCTTTAAAGAGGGCGATCGCTATTTTTATTTTAAAAACGATGGTCTTCAAAACCAATCTGTTTTATACACTTTAACTTCTCTTGACTCTGAACCAAAAGTTTTACTCGACCCCAACAAGCTTTCAGAAGACGGTACTGTTGCTCTTGCTGGTATAGCTATTAGTGAAAATGGGAAGTTAATGGCTTATGGTTTATCAACTTCTGGTTCAGACTGGCAAGAATGGAAGGTGCGTGATGTCGAAACACAAGAAGATGTTTCAGATCATCTTAATTGGATTAAATTCTCTGGCGCTTCTTGGACTAAAGACAATCAGGGTTTCTTCTATAGTCGTTACGATCAGCCGAATGAAGCAACTAAATTAGAAGACATTAATTATTTTCAAAAGCTATTTTACCATAAAATAGGTACACCGCAGTCTGAAGATGTTTTAATTTATCATAGACCCGATCAAAAAGAATGGGGTTTTAATGGTGGTGTCACTGAAGATGGTCGCTATCTAATTATCAGTGTTTGGCAAGGAACTGATCCTAAAAACTTAGTGTTTTATAAAGACTTGGCGGATGCAAATTCCCAGGTGATAGAACTAATTAGTGATTTTGAGGCGAGTTTTAGCTTTATTGATAATGATGGCTCAGTTTTTTTGTTTCAAACTGATTTAGATGCTCCTCGTGGTCGTGCGATCGCTATTGATATTAATAACCCACAACGGGAACATTGGCAAGAAATAATTCCGCAAGCAAATGAAACCCTTGAAAGTATCGGCATCTTAAATAATCAATTAGTAGCTGACTACCTTAAAGATGCACGTAGTCAAATCAAAATCTTTAATCTCAATGGTGAGTTTGTTAGAGAAGTTGCATTGCCAGGAATTGGATCTGCTGGTGGTTTTGGTGGTAAACGTTGGGATACGGAAACTTTTTACAGCTTCACAAGTTTTACTACTGCCGCAACTATCTATCGCTACGACATGACGACAGGAGAAAGCACAGTATTTAGACAACCAAAAATTGATTTTAATCCAGAAGATTACGAAACAAAACAGGTTTTCTACAGTAGTAAAGATGGCACTCAAGTGCCAATGTTTATCACATACAAAAAAGGGTTACAACTAAACGGAAACAACCCAACTTATCTATATGGTTATGGTGGTTTTAATGTTTCATTGACACCTAGTTTTTCTGTAGGTGTGCTCGTGTGGATGGAGATGGGTGGCGTTTATGCAGTTCCCAACCTACGCGGCGGCGGGGAGTATGGAGAAGAATGGCATCAAGCAGGAACTAAGTTAAATAAGCAGAATGTCTTTGATGATTTTATTGTAGCAGCAGAGTGGCTAATTGCTAATAATTACACATCGCCTGCAAAACTTGCTATTAGTGGCGGTAGTAATGGCGGGTTATTAGTAGGTGCGTGTATGACACAACGCCCTGATTTATTTGCTGCTGCACTTCCGGCTGTGGGTGTAATGGATATGTTGCGCTTTCATAAGTTTACAATTGGTTGGGCATGGACTTCAGATTATGGTTCTCCCGATCATCCAGAGGAATTTCAAGCGTTATATGCTTATTCACCCCTGCACAATCTTCAGCCTGGAACATCTTATCCAGCTACATTAATTACAACTGCCGATCATGATGATCGCGTAGTTCCTGCTCATAGTTTTAAGTTTGCAGCAGGTTTGCAAGAGGCGCATAAAGGTGAGCAACCTGTATTAATTAGAATTGAAACTAAGGCGGGGCATGGTGCAGGAAAGCCTACAGCTAAAATTATTGAGGAGATTGCAGATAAGTGGGCTTTTTTAGTGCGTATTTTGGATATAGCAGTTAGTGCTTAA
- a CDS encoding response regulator: MQPEQQQRIMGYFIEEAKDHLNTIEKGLLNLQETIHDAEIVNEVFRAAHSIKGGAAMLGISSIQKTAHRLEDCFKLLRDFPVSVDQKLESLFLRVFDTLQELVEQLQGPFGLTDEIASGIMSGVDPVFGQLTNHLQHLLEANSGQINQDVGESQDRVVTTGADTQDRKTLQETFQTEILVHLREMLQLFKQPDSDEHRQQLQALCRQLGGLGEQFGLPRWSELLETSRNAIANQENSTRTLASVIIKEIKQAQDLVLATREVEILPSQDLKALLPKISATAQSGTYESIVSAGGNNPTAATLESNNQFLVTGEEIAQTPARPTPPEKSLLRSRLGANANEPEFELSELDSLAELFDGEQIEIDESWQEEDIFTNADSGQSTDALLSPEDFSTDFSDFMLEENGQVAATEAESSSDDFMSLFGEDIDSEPTFTQQSQQTHQSAIQAESPSDDFMSLFGEDIGSEPTFTQQSQQTHQSAIQAESPSDDFMSLFGEDIDSEPTFTQQSQQSQSAIEAESLSDDFMSLFGEDIDSEPTSTQTQHQPVSQQDNQPQDLATENLEDDFADLLFDADTPELPAASTQEDLTSLFGDSFWSQAEVEPQLAPGLDSSVNNQQQPDEQLLEILTADNVNEALSVAISTTDTSDTATVVEEGLNDWLTDLDGNNALFSSAKSESDQMEMRETRVEPLFSDQTGDRPSELADDWQDILFEEESTVSNTDSDEFDDLNLLEDQANFIEAIDEPGDWTLEELLLDEDSEEQDFSIRNEDAELESFLSVDNLHNENSLDLNNPTDDELEFLELEIDSPAIGSNLITETSTINKNAEDWDLDADINDFLLTEPLVESEDLNNADLEIENFDLHSENSLTNHLTKEPELDLLFRESFEDEFFGLSNLSSELEHQNIITKSKNQSATNSQKILDSEALDDLFVDNYQNNDLKNINYNSELDDGSELNIDQVSTQANHNDEVQFDRNLLFETESLDTDENIVNSPIFEEQSDLDTWLVPTQATAKIEEALFDQDIHLEDFDNSDISKNLDSVTPITNEVDEMLVEMELVLPEDATKLEALFQVEDSQTNNALDFDQDWTVISTDADSLPELNNLDFDDLEALLDEPAEPSQLQLSDDFDDLEALLDEPAEPSQLQLNDDFDDLEALLDKPANSAVAKKTVESDANDFGDLEALLDESFTASPPPQQLAATTKRATPPAAKPVDDEFGDLEKLLEQTDKSMGGPPTQSQGQARPRQKVFEQTMRVPVKHLDSLSNLVGELVVNRNSLEQDQERMRQSLDNLLNYVQQLSDVGSRMQNLYERSLLESSLLASRQHHRSLSKAKPDTSSDHSSGMEYDPLEMDRFTPIHLLSQEMIELIVRVRESSSDIEFLVDETDQVARMLRQVTSQVQEGLTRSRMIPFAQTADRLQRGVRENARKNGKEVELHVEGRDTLLDKVILEHLTDPLNHMLNNAIAHGIETPDERQAVGKPRVGRITLQAFHQGNQTVIAVSDDGAGINTENVKQKAIKKRLITAAQAQTMSKPDVYDLLFHPGFSTKDQADELSGRGVGMDVVRTSLMEIRGTISTESVLGKGTNFTIRLPLTLSIGKALCCVSEKATIAFPMDGVEDMLEVPKDRIQTNAEGNSCITWRDTLLTFQPLTELLSYNRQISRGSVYGGKREDDLISIIVLRSAGNLLALQVDRVLGEQEIVIKQLQGPVPKPVGIAGATVLGDGRIMPIADVLELIELSRGVIRKEGSGSVWSSLQTPSEAPAAKTEPMVLIVDDSITVRELLSMTFNKSGYRVEQARDGQEAWDKLLGGLPCDIVFCDIEMPRMDGLELLSRIQKNDKLNHLPVAMLTSRGASRHQQMAAELGASGYFTKPYLEEALLDAAQRMMKGEVLLAAPSSNG; this comes from the coding sequence ATGCAGCCGGAACAACAACAGCGAATCATGGGTTACTTCATTGAGGAAGCTAAAGACCACCTCAATACTATTGAGAAGGGTTTGCTGAATCTGCAAGAGACAATTCACGATGCTGAAATTGTCAATGAAGTTTTTCGCGCCGCTCATTCCATTAAAGGAGGAGCGGCAATGCTGGGAATTAGCAGCATTCAGAAAACGGCTCACAGGTTGGAAGACTGCTTTAAATTACTTAGGGATTTTCCCGTATCTGTTGACCAAAAGCTAGAGTCTTTATTTTTACGGGTGTTTGATACTCTCCAAGAACTCGTAGAGCAACTCCAAGGCCCTTTTGGTTTAACTGATGAAATTGCCAGTGGCATCATGTCAGGGGTTGATCCTGTGTTTGGACAACTTACTAATCACCTGCAACATTTGCTGGAAGCAAACAGTGGTCAAATCAATCAAGATGTTGGTGAGTCCCAAGATAGAGTTGTAACCACAGGCGCAGATACTCAAGATAGAAAAACTTTACAGGAGACATTTCAGACAGAAATACTGGTGCATTTGCGAGAAATGTTGCAGTTGTTTAAGCAACCAGATAGCGATGAACATCGGCAACAGCTTCAGGCGCTATGTCGCCAGTTAGGCGGCTTAGGGGAGCAATTTGGTTTACCCAGATGGTCTGAGTTACTAGAAACATCAAGGAATGCGATCGCTAATCAGGAAAACTCCACTCGCACCTTGGCAAGTGTCATAATTAAGGAAATTAAACAAGCTCAAGATCTTGTACTGGCAACGCGTGAAGTAGAAATATTACCCAGCCAAGACCTCAAAGCACTGTTGCCTAAAATCTCTGCTACTGCACAGTCAGGCACTTATGAATCAATAGTAAGTGCAGGTGGGAATAATCCAACAGCAGCAACATTAGAAAGCAACAATCAATTTTTAGTCACAGGTGAAGAAATAGCTCAAACACCTGCTCGTCCAACACCACCTGAAAAATCTCTATTACGTTCCAGACTAGGTGCTAACGCTAACGAACCAGAATTTGAACTGTCAGAACTCGATAGTTTAGCTGAACTATTTGATGGCGAACAAATTGAAATAGATGAATCTTGGCAAGAAGAAGACATCTTCACTAATGCCGACAGTGGACAGTCAACTGATGCTTTGTTATCGCCAGAAGATTTTTCAACTGACTTTTCTGACTTCATGCTTGAGGAAAATGGACAAGTAGCTGCTACAGAAGCAGAATCTTCCAGTGATGATTTTATGAGTTTGTTCGGGGAAGACATCGACAGCGAACCAACTTTTACCCAGCAATCACAACAAACCCACCAATCTGCTATACAAGCAGAATCTCCCAGTGATGATTTTATGAGTTTGTTCGGGGAAGACATCGGCAGCGAACCAACTTTTACCCAGCAATCACAACAAACTCACCAATCTGCTATACAAGCAGAATCTCCCAGTGATGATTTTATGAGTTTGTTCGGGGAAGACATCGACAGCGAACCAACTTTTACCCAGCAATCACAACAAAGCCAATCTGCTATAGAAGCAGAATCTCTTAGCGATGACTTTATGAGTTTGTTCGGGGAAGACATCGACAGCGAACCAACTTCTACCCAAACACAACATCAACCAGTTTCTCAGCAAGATAATCAGCCTCAAGACTTAGCAACAGAAAATTTAGAAGATGATTTTGCCGATTTGCTATTTGATGCAGATACACCCGAACTGCCAGCAGCATCAACCCAAGAAGATTTAACCAGTTTATTTGGTGACAGCTTTTGGTCGCAAGCAGAAGTTGAGCCACAACTTGCACCTGGCTTAGATTCTTCGGTAAACAATCAACAGCAACCCGACGAGCAGCTTTTAGAAATCCTTACAGCCGACAATGTAAATGAAGCCTTATCGGTAGCAATAAGCACCACAGACACCTCGGATACAGCAACGGTAGTTGAAGAAGGTTTGAATGACTGGTTGACAGACCTTGATGGCAATAATGCTTTGTTTTCATCTGCCAAATCTGAGTCTGATCAAATGGAAATGAGAGAAACTAGAGTCGAACCTCTATTTTCAGACCAAACAGGCGATAGACCCTCAGAACTAGCTGATGATTGGCAGGATATCCTCTTTGAAGAGGAGTCAACAGTTAGTAATACAGATTCAGATGAATTTGATGATCTGAATTTATTAGAGGATCAAGCTAACTTTATAGAAGCTATAGATGAGCCTGGAGATTGGACTTTAGAAGAGCTTTTGTTAGATGAAGATTCTGAAGAACAAGATTTTTCAATTAGGAACGAAGATGCAGAGTTGGAATCTTTCCTATCGGTGGATAATCTTCATAATGAAAATTCATTGGATTTAAATAATCCTACCGATGATGAGTTAGAGTTTTTAGAATTAGAGATAGATTCACCTGCAATAGGTAGCAATTTAATTACTGAAACTTCAACTATCAATAAAAATGCAGAAGATTGGGATTTAGACGCTGATATTAATGACTTTTTATTAACAGAGCCGCTTGTAGAAAGTGAAGACTTAAATAATGCTGATTTAGAAATTGAAAATTTTGATTTGCATTCAGAAAACAGTTTAACTAATCACTTAACAAAAGAGCCTGAGCTTGATTTATTATTCAGAGAAAGTTTTGAGGATGAATTTTTTGGTTTGTCAAACTTGAGTTCAGAGTTAGAACACCAGAATATAATTACAAAATCAAAAAACCAATCTGCAACAAATTCGCAAAAGATTTTGGATAGTGAAGCTCTAGATGATTTATTTGTAGATAATTACCAAAACAACGATCTTAAAAATATTAATTATAATTCTGAACTAGATGATGGTTCGGAATTGAATATAGATCAAGTATCTACACAAGCAAACCACAATGATGAAGTGCAGTTTGATCGCAATCTGCTATTTGAAACAGAGAGCTTGGATACTGATGAAAATATTGTAAATTCGCCAATTTTTGAAGAACAATCAGATTTAGATACCTGGTTAGTACCAACACAGGCAACAGCGAAAATAGAAGAGGCATTGTTTGATCAAGACATTCATTTAGAAGATTTTGACAACTCCGATATAAGTAAAAATTTAGATTCAGTAACACCAATTACCAATGAAGTTGATGAAATGCTGGTGGAGATGGAATTAGTTCTGCCAGAGGATGCAACTAAATTGGAAGCACTATTTCAAGTTGAAGATAGTCAAACAAATAATGCTCTAGATTTTGATCAAGATTGGACTGTTATTTCAACAGATGCTGACTCGCTCCCTGAATTAAATAATTTGGATTTTGATGATTTGGAGGCGTTGCTAGATGAACCAGCAGAACCATCGCAATTGCAGCTAAGTGATGATTTTGACGATTTGGAGGCGTTGTTAGATGAACCAGCAGAACCATCGCAATTGCAGCTAAATGATGATTTTGATGACTTGGAGGCGTTGTTAGATAAACCAGCAAATTCTGCTGTAGCTAAAAAAACAGTAGAAAGTGACGCGAATGATTTTGGTGATCTCGAAGCTTTGCTAGACGAAAGCTTTACAGCCTCTCCACCTCCACAACAATTAGCAGCTACTACTAAACGCGCAACACCCCCAGCAGCCAAGCCAGTTGATGATGAATTTGGTGACTTAGAAAAACTACTAGAGCAAACCGATAAATCAATGGGTGGCCCACCCACTCAAAGCCAAGGGCAGGCGCGTCCCCGTCAAAAAGTGTTTGAACAGACGATGCGGGTTCCTGTTAAGCATTTGGATAGCTTAAGCAATTTAGTTGGAGAGTTGGTAGTTAATCGTAACAGCCTAGAGCAGGATCAGGAAAGGATGCGACAGTCGCTGGATAACTTGCTGAATTATGTGCAGCAACTCAGTGACGTGGGATCAAGAATGCAGAATTTATATGAGCGATCGCTTTTGGAAAGCTCACTACTTGCTAGTCGCCAACACCATCGCTCTTTATCAAAAGCCAAACCGGATACATCCTCGGATCATTCCTCCGGTATGGAATACGATCCTCTAGAAATGGATCGATTCACTCCGATCCACTTGCTTTCTCAGGAGATGATTGAGCTAATCGTGCGGGTGCGTGAGTCTTCTTCTGATATTGAATTTTTAGTTGACGAAACCGACCAAGTTGCTCGGATGTTACGGCAGGTAACTAGCCAAGTACAAGAAGGGCTAACGCGATCGCGGATGATTCCTTTTGCTCAAACTGCCGACCGTTTGCAACGCGGCGTGCGGGAAAATGCGCGTAAAAATGGCAAAGAAGTAGAGCTACACGTTGAGGGACGAGACACCTTATTAGACAAGGTAATTCTCGAACACTTGACAGATCCGCTTAATCATATGCTCAACAATGCGATCGCTCACGGGATTGAAACCCCAGATGAGCGGCAGGCAGTTGGTAAACCACGAGTTGGCCGAATTACACTGCAAGCCTTCCATCAAGGGAACCAAACTGTAATCGCTGTCTCTGATGATGGAGCAGGCATTAATACAGAGAATGTTAAGCAAAAAGCAATTAAAAAGAGGTTAATTACCGCAGCGCAAGCACAAACAATGTCCAAACCTGATGTTTACGATCTGCTCTTCCATCCTGGTTTTAGCACTAAGGATCAAGCTGATGAGTTATCAGGTCGTGGTGTCGGTATGGATGTTGTTCGTACCAGTTTAATGGAGATTCGCGGCACTATCAGTACCGAATCAGTTTTAGGTAAAGGTACTAACTTTACTATTCGTTTACCTCTCACTCTTAGTATCGGTAAAGCCCTCTGCTGCGTTAGCGAAAAAGCTACAATTGCTTTTCCAATGGATGGGGTGGAAGATATGTTAGAGGTTCCCAAAGACCGCATCCAAACAAATGCTGAAGGTAACTCTTGTATTACTTGGCGAGATACACTTTTAACATTCCAACCTCTCACAGAACTACTAAGTTATAATCGGCAAATTAGTCGTGGTAGCGTCTATGGTGGTAAACGTGAAGACGACCTAATTTCGATCATCGTGCTACGCAGTGCTGGTAACCTCCTTGCTCTCCAAGTAGATCGGGTTTTAGGCGAACAGGAAATTGTAATTAAGCAACTGCAAGGCCCTGTACCTAAGCCAGTGGGAATTGCAGGTGCTACAGTGCTAGGGGATGGTCGGATCATGCCAATTGCCGACGTTTTAGAGTTAATTGAACTCTCCAGAGGTGTGATTCGCAAGGAAGGTAGTGGCAGTGTTTGGTCTAGTTTGCAGACTCCTAGCGAAGCTCCAGCAGCTAAGACTGAACCGATGGTGCTGATTGTTGATGATTCGATTACGGTACGTGAATTGCTTTCAATGACGTTTAACAAATCCGGCTATCGAGTAGAACAAGCCCGTGATGGTCAGGAAGCTTGGGATAAACTATTAGGCGGTCTACCTTGTGATATTGTTTTCTGCGATATCGAAATGCCTAGAATGGATGGTTTAGAGTTACTATCTCGCATTCAGAAAAATGACAAACTCAACCATCTGCCTGTAGCAATGTTGACCTCTCGCGGTGCTTCGCGACATCAGCAAATGGCAGCAGAGTTAGGTGCTAGTGGGTATTTTACTAAGCCGTATCTGGAAGAAGCGTTACTTGATGCTGCTCAACGCATGATGAAAGGTGAGGTACTGCTGGCGGCTCCTAGCAGCAATGGTTAA
- a CDS encoding methyl-accepting chemotaxis protein: MTQSTDYAQEYQQAEKAYLQGNYNQAAEIVDQLVQKLPNDPSSHLLRGHIYCYGLQQYDVAEQQYDLVKTLTSEPEFIEYANNGLEYARACSTSADYAEQSSATAETPGNQDYPDEDTNLGESSFTPYSEELETGYLGEFDLGEINFDDDSVPNFDQYGSHDQFSNPFNNRLDEATESADVPDDFLDPFAFGQSPTDDSAIPSMGTDLSFNPMAESNDFFPMDAFADIDEDGGETLFLTPSDVPNGKGFSIPPTNTFDTIPAPTDVFNQDDPGNSYDFESHIDPSATDYSNSNGNYSNAPPSNNFPSERPVYEDETLLMSSGDLENTFSAPPPNVLGEHQDGSEDTDLFVVGEYGSGQPTQHFPSTKNGFTPPEEFDFDAFDEAFANDVDDPVSGFGDSTQVPAHQTQAGFLDAFDDFDDFGGISDFDPSDQEGLDLSTGFGRSNTSGVASNKSGGATIPSKLSGDEDEIFSITSTSGIGSGKAENLPSFTQSSAGHIEPNVTVDQNWLAPFENAPLNKKSLITAAAAGIVSAVAVATVSFMAGTTAPKASQATLIPQLRNTSVLMTLAAGFASFGTTLFLGRVATKQLSRSTSNLQTQFEEVCQGNLNARATVYSEDDFGRLSTGFNQMAQVMMTTISELQRKAIELEQAKEDLQRQVIRLLDDVEGAARGDLTVQAEVTADVLGAVADSFNLTIQNLRQIVQQVKVAAKQVNKGSKDSEVFARNLSSDALRQAEELAVTLNSVQVMTDSIKRVADSAKEAEEVARTASATALKGGEAVERTVAGILEIRETVAETTRKVKRLAESSQEISKIVALISQIASRTNLLALNASIEAARAGEAGRGFAIVADEVRQLADRSAKALKEIEQIVLQIQSETGSVMTAMEEGTQQVIQGTRLAEQAKRSLDDIIQVSNRIDALVRSITADTVEQTETSQSVAHVMQSVELTAQETSQEAQRVSGALGNLHGVAQDLLNSVERFKVEATDGK; this comes from the coding sequence ATGACACAGAGTACAGATTATGCACAGGAATATCAACAGGCAGAAAAAGCCTACTTGCAAGGCAACTATAATCAGGCAGCCGAAATCGTAGACCAATTAGTCCAAAAGTTACCTAATGACCCTAGTAGTCATCTACTCAGAGGTCATATTTACTGCTATGGGCTACAGCAGTATGATGTCGCCGAGCAACAATACGATTTGGTCAAGACGCTGACCTCGGAGCCGGAGTTTATTGAGTATGCCAACAATGGTTTAGAATATGCGCGAGCTTGCAGCACCTCAGCCGACTACGCCGAACAGAGCAGTGCGACAGCAGAAACTCCAGGCAATCAAGATTACCCTGACGAAGACACAAATTTGGGTGAATCATCATTTACTCCCTATAGCGAAGAACTCGAAACGGGGTACTTGGGTGAATTTGATTTAGGCGAAATCAATTTTGATGATGATTCTGTGCCGAACTTTGACCAATACGGTTCACACGATCAATTTAGCAATCCCTTTAATAACAGACTTGATGAGGCTACCGAAAGTGCTGATGTTCCAGATGATTTTTTAGATCCATTTGCTTTTGGTCAATCGCCAACGGATGATTCTGCAATTCCGAGTATGGGAACAGACTTAAGCTTCAATCCCATGGCGGAATCAAACGACTTTTTCCCAATGGATGCTTTCGCAGATATAGACGAAGATGGGGGTGAAACGTTATTCCTTACTCCGTCAGATGTCCCTAATGGTAAGGGTTTTTCAATACCTCCAACTAATACATTTGACACTATACCTGCCCCAACAGATGTTTTTAATCAAGATGACCCAGGGAACTCCTACGACTTTGAATCTCACATAGATCCCAGCGCGACAGATTATAGTAATTCCAATGGCAACTACAGTAATGCGCCGCCATCAAATAACTTTCCCTCAGAACGCCCCGTCTATGAGGATGAAACGCTGTTAATGAGCTCAGGAGATCTGGAAAATACATTTTCTGCACCTCCACCAAACGTTCTCGGCGAGCACCAAGATGGGTCTGAAGATACAGATTTATTCGTGGTTGGTGAATATGGATCAGGGCAACCAACTCAACATTTCCCATCGACAAAGAATGGCTTTACACCTCCAGAAGAGTTTGATTTTGATGCTTTTGACGAAGCTTTTGCCAATGATGTAGATGATCCTGTGAGCGGTTTTGGTGATAGTACACAAGTTCCGGCTCATCAAACTCAAGCAGGCTTTTTGGACGCATTTGATGATTTTGACGATTTTGGTGGCATTTCTGATTTTGATCCATCAGATCAAGAGGGATTAGATTTATCTACTGGATTTGGAAGATCCAATACTAGCGGTGTAGCCTCAAATAAATCTGGAGGAGCAACTATACCGAGTAAGCTTAGTGGTGACGAAGATGAAATATTTAGTATTACTAGCACCTCTGGCATAGGATCGGGAAAAGCGGAAAATCTACCTAGCTTTACCCAATCATCCGCAGGTCATATAGAACCAAATGTTACGGTTGACCAAAATTGGTTGGCTCCATTTGAAAATGCCCCCCTGAATAAAAAAAGTTTGATTACGGCGGCGGCGGCGGGAATTGTCTCAGCAGTGGCGGTAGCAACTGTCAGCTTTATGGCAGGTACCACAGCACCGAAAGCTAGTCAAGCTACATTAATTCCTCAACTTCGCAATACTAGCGTGTTGATGACTTTAGCTGCTGGGTTTGCCAGTTTTGGTACAACTTTATTTTTAGGGCGAGTTGCTACCAAACAGTTGAGCCGTTCGACATCAAATTTACAAACACAGTTTGAGGAAGTTTGTCAAGGAAATCTCAACGCCAGAGCAACAGTTTATTCAGAAGACGATTTTGGTCGGTTATCAACTGGATTTAACCAGATGGCTCAGGTGATGATGACAACCATCAGCGAGTTGCAGCGCAAAGCGATCGAACTAGAGCAGGCAAAGGAAGATTTGCAACGGCAAGTAATTCGACTACTAGATGATGTAGAAGGAGCAGCACGCGGCGATTTAACTGTTCAAGCAGAAGTGACGGCGGACGTTTTGGGCGCAGTAGCAGACTCGTTTAACTTGACAATTCAAAACTTGCGGCAAATTGTCCAACAGGTGAAGGTTGCAGCTAAACAAGTGAATAAGGGTTCTAAAGATAGTGAGGTGTTTGCTCGTAACTTGTCTTCAGATGCTTTGCGTCAGGCGGAAGAATTAGCTGTTACGCTTAACTCAGTGCAAGTGATGACTGATTCGATTAAGCGGGTGGCTGACAGTGCCAAAGAAGCCGAGGAAGTGGCACGTACAGCTTCTGCAACCGCACTGAAAGGTGGTGAGGCAGTAGAACGTACGGTGGCTGGGATTTTAGAAATTAGGGAGACGGTGGCAGAAACTACCCGTAAGGTGAAGAGATTAGCAGAATCGTCCCAAGAAATTTCTAAGATTGTGGCATTGATTTCGCAAATTGCTTCTAGAACTAACTTATTAGCTTTGAACGCTAGTATTGAAGCGGCTCGTGCAGGTGAAGCAGGTCGTGGGTTTGCGATTGTTGCAGATGAAGTGCGACAGTTGGCAGATAGATCTGCAAAAGCTTTGAAAGAAATTGAACAGATTGTGTTGCAAATTCAAAGCGAAACTGGCTCAGTAATGACCGCAATGGAAGAAGGTACTCAGCAAGTAATTCAAGGGACAAGATTAGCCGAACAAGCCAAGCGATCGCTCGATGATATTATTCAGGTATCAAATCGGATTGATGCTTTGGTGCGCTCGATTACAGCAGATACCGTAGAGCAAACTGAAACATCACAATCAGTAGCTCACGTAATGCAATCAGTTGAGTTGACCGCTCAAGAAACTTCTCAAGAAGCTCAACGAGTTTCAGGCGCTTTGGGAAATTTACATGGTGTTGCCCAAGATTTGCTTAACTCTGTGGAACGATTCAAGGTAGAAGCTACCGATGGCAAATAG